CAATCATTCAGTTGGTTTTGCTTTtatattgtaaaacaaaatttaattccAAAAACAAGCCAGTAGAGGCTCGTTTTCGGAATTAAAGGAATTAGGCATCTGATGcgtaaattaaatgttattttattattcattatttaatGTCAATGACAATCTATCATGTATCATagtatatccatccatccattttctaacacccttgtccctagcgGGGTCGGGGAGGGAtgctggtgcttatctccagcaaacgtttcgggcgagaggcggggtcaccctggacaggacgccagtctgtcacaggggaTCTATCATAATGTAAACTTTAGTTAAATAAGATGCATCTGTGGACAGAATCTGTAATGTCTAAATTCAATATTATGGCTGTTACAGTTTATGCCCACTAAAGGACTGTGGCCTTTCTTACCCCATGGCATTTCTCTCCCATGACGATGAAGAGCTGCCGCAGAGTGACTTCCAGCTTCCTCACTTCTCTGGTGTAACCACAGCGCCGCAGTCTCAGGTCTTCCACCAGGGAGATGTAGTCCCTCATTTTGTACATCACACAGGCATTCTGTCATGAGTAACAATTAAGATTTCCCATATGTGATTTGAAGGACCTGAGGTTTGCAGTCAAAACACAACAGAAGTGTAGAAACAACCAGGGAACTTAGAATAAAGTTTGGGTGATAAtcccaaactttattttaagtttacaaTAAACTTAGAATAAAGGTTCTAAAGACCTTGATTTTGGGTTTGagcacattttgaaaatgttgaattttaaatgacattttacagaatttgtAAATCATACTTACATGTATATCAAGGTAGAGTTCTGGCATATGCGCCATACAGTGACCCTGgtggaaaataagaaaaatccaGTTATAAagttaagaaataaattaacaaatgaaaaatctgcctCTAGAGGATTAAAAATCAAAGACTGGTAAAAAATCCCAGCGTCTAACTTACGGTTTCATAGCCAATCCTCAAATCAGCTGCCATCTGGGTGAGCTCCCGTGCCATGTTGAGAGCCTTGGAGTAGCAGGTTGGTGGGAAGAAAGGGTAGCTCAGGGCCATCGGTACCACGGATAAAAGAAGCAACACCTTTTTCAAGATCGACATGATGCACAGAAACCTGCTGTGATGACTGAGTTCCTTTCTGATTCTGTCTGCATATATTTAGCCACGTATGCTGgcagacacattttaacacgccctctttgttttctccaaaatataTTATGCAATTGTATGGCATTTGAAGATCCTTTGTGAAAGATGAGAAAGTGCTTATTTTGGCTTGGAGAATCTCAGTGAGATATTTTTAAACCAGCTTTTTGGCAACGGAAGAGACTTTAACTATAGATAAACTGTAAACTGTAATTGTCACAATTAGGGGAAACCCACTTCAAAATGCTGCTACAAAACAAAGTAAGTATTCTTTTGTTAAAATTCTTCTCATCACAATTTGATATGCTGTTTATACATTATTTTTCACATGatttttgtgaacattttataaagGAAATTAGTATAAAAATAACTGATGTCATGCACactgctttgctttttgacaTAAACAGATAAAGTCATGAAAAGTCTTGTTGGTCTACTGCTGCTGGGGTTTGTTCTGCCTCCTCTCTTATACTGCAGACGGTTCAGTCATACTGAGCCAGGTTTTGCAGCGGTTTAAGGAAGTGGTTCCTTCCCTGGATCACCACATGCTTGAGTCAACATCAAGTCAACAACTTCATGCAGTCAGACCATCTTAAGTGACTTTTACCAATAAGCATTATATAATGAACTTCATTTGATTGTACAATGTATAATAAATATGATTTGATTGTACTGGAATTCAAACAATTTAAGCTAAATTTGGACAGAGTCTTAGTTGGACAATAATTGGATCAGTCTTGTAAAATTGCCTGTGGATTACATTTGTTGTAATTTGGCActaaaatcaaactgttttgtatCCGTTTTGTATCATCAATATTGTATCATGAAtcataatatatattatatttactACATCAAATGCATCAGTGAAGAATGTTATCTTATGTCTCCAAACATAACACCAGCTATCATCAACAGTCTCAAGACCTAAGTGCAAAGTGGTATTAAGAAATGTGAATGatagttttgaaaatattttacatttgtttattgcaatatGCTACATGAATAAAACTCACTGAGCAGAGTTTAGAAAATTCATATCGTTATGCCTGTTGTGCATTGGAGGTGAAGTTAAAAAGAATTTTAGAGGTACATTTTCCAATTTGCAAAATTTGGATTAATCTTTAgtaataaaatctcaaaatatttttttctctaatttattttagaGCCATGCAAAACCCCAATTGCTttcaatatacagtacagaccaaaagtttggacacaactgtgtgtccaaacttttggtctgtactgtatattctgGTATAATTGTTAAAACATACTTTGTGTTTATCATGACTGCATTTGCATtatctaaaatttaaaaaaacaaaaaacaacaccagTCCTTTCTAACAATATAGGCTGATATTCTCAAGGCTCTATAAAACCCAGACTGTACTGCTGTTATCTTAGACACTTTGTTCTGACCTTCAATCACTAGGTGGGGCTGATTTTGAAGAAACTTTCCTGTACAGCTTCCTTTTGTAGTTAAAAGTTGTtgcccaaaataaaacaactaaatctGATAAACCAATAGTTCACTTTGCAGGTCAAAATAATTTCATGTACTTACAAAACAGGACAGCAGTGGGACAGGCTGAGGCCTCCCGCATGGTAAGTATCTGTCTTTTCCATGTGTGCAGGTGTAACATGACACAGTCATCACTCATCCCATCCAAAAGACCAGCACACCTACTGATGCTGCCAAATCCCAATAAGGGATTGGCATGGTTTTGACTGATGCTTGTCACTTTTCATAGCATGCTGAGATGTTCATTGTATGAAGATGGATGATACACACTCTCATGCGCATACACACACAGTGTGCTTTGGCTTGACTGAACAGCAAGAAGGGGAGAAAAATGAGCAGTG
This region of Xiphophorus hellerii strain 12219 chromosome 11, Xiphophorus_hellerii-4.1, whole genome shotgun sequence genomic DNA includes:
- the cytl1 gene encoding cytokine-like protein 1 → MSILKKVLLLLSVVPMALSYPFFPPTCYSKALNMARELTQMAADLRIGYETGHCMAHMPELYLDIHNACVMYKMRDYISLVEDLRLRRCGYTREVRKLEVTLRQLFIVMGEKCHGDLVFTIYDCAALERPNNQY